In one Alnus glutinosa chromosome 14, dhAlnGlut1.1, whole genome shotgun sequence genomic region, the following are encoded:
- the LOC133857721 gene encoding uncharacterized protein At1g03900 isoform X2, with protein MSFNQQQPEDDDEEALEQTLLVVREVSVYKIPPRPTSGGYKCGEWLQSDKIWSGRLRVVSCKARCEIRLEDPASGDLFAACFVLPGQPRESSVETVLDSSRYFVLRIEDGQGKHAFVGLGFAERNEAFDFNVALSDHEKYVRREHEKREGGGGGGEADDRETQIDIHPAVNHRLKEGETIRISVKPKPSGGTGMLSAAGLTGGLSGTPKPKALSLAPPPSGAGKIRSPLPPPPNDHVVARMTSASHLGDGLKGPKENVRHSNDPLSDLSPLEGL; from the exons ATGTCGTTTAACCAGCAACAGCCAGAGGACGACGACGAAGAGGCCCTGGAACAAACCCTCCTTGTCGTCCGCGAGGTCTCGGTCTACAAAATCCCTCCCCGCCCCACCTCCGGCGGGTACAAGTGCGGCGAGTGGCTCCAGTCCGATAAGATCTGGTCCGGTCGCCTCCGGGTCGTCTCATGCAAAGCCCGGTGCGAGATCCGGCTCGAGGACCCGGCCTCAGGGGACCTCTTCGCCGCATGTTTCGTGCTGCCGGGTCAGCCCCGCGAGAGCTCCGTGGAGACCGTGCTCGACTCGTCGCGATACTTCGTGCTCCGGATCGAGGACGGCCAGGGCAAGCACGCCTTCGTGGGGCTCGGCTTCGCTGAGCGCAACGAGGCGTTCGACTTCAACGTCGCGCTCTCCGATCATGAGAAGTACGTGAGGAGGGAGCACGAGAAGAGGGAgggtggcggtggtggtgggGAGGCCGATGATAGAGAGACCCAGATCGATATTCATCCCGCTGTGAATCATAGATTGAAG GAAGGTGAAACGATCCGGATAAGTGTGAAGCCCAAACCATCTGGTGGAACCGGAATGCTCTCAGCTGCTGGTCTAACAGGAGGGCTTTCTGGAACTCCAAAGCCTAAAGCTTTGAGCCTTGCCCCACCACCCAGTGGGGCAGGAAAAATCAGGTCTCCACTCCCTCCTCCTCCCAATGATCATGTGGTTGCTCGGATGACCTCTGCCAGTCACCTCGGTGATGGTCTCAAGGGGCCTAAGGAAAATGTGAGGCATTCAAATGATCCTTTGTCAGACCTTTCTCCACTTGAG GGATTATGA
- the LOC133857721 gene encoding uncharacterized protein At1g03900 isoform X1, whose translation MSFNQQQPEDDDEEALEQTLLVVREVSVYKIPPRPTSGGYKCGEWLQSDKIWSGRLRVVSCKARCEIRLEDPASGDLFAACFVLPGQPRESSVETVLDSSRYFVLRIEDGQGKHAFVGLGFAERNEAFDFNVALSDHEKYVRREHEKREGGGGGGEADDRETQIDIHPAVNHRLKEGETIRISVKPKPSGGTGMLSAAGLTGGLSGTPKPKALSLAPPPSGAGKIRSPLPPPPNDHVVARMTSASHLGDGLKGPKENVRHSNDPLSDLSPLERNLPSATGSGSTKTTASGWAAF comes from the exons ATGTCGTTTAACCAGCAACAGCCAGAGGACGACGACGAAGAGGCCCTGGAACAAACCCTCCTTGTCGTCCGCGAGGTCTCGGTCTACAAAATCCCTCCCCGCCCCACCTCCGGCGGGTACAAGTGCGGCGAGTGGCTCCAGTCCGATAAGATCTGGTCCGGTCGCCTCCGGGTCGTCTCATGCAAAGCCCGGTGCGAGATCCGGCTCGAGGACCCGGCCTCAGGGGACCTCTTCGCCGCATGTTTCGTGCTGCCGGGTCAGCCCCGCGAGAGCTCCGTGGAGACCGTGCTCGACTCGTCGCGATACTTCGTGCTCCGGATCGAGGACGGCCAGGGCAAGCACGCCTTCGTGGGGCTCGGCTTCGCTGAGCGCAACGAGGCGTTCGACTTCAACGTCGCGCTCTCCGATCATGAGAAGTACGTGAGGAGGGAGCACGAGAAGAGGGAgggtggcggtggtggtgggGAGGCCGATGATAGAGAGACCCAGATCGATATTCATCCCGCTGTGAATCATAGATTGAAG GAAGGTGAAACGATCCGGATAAGTGTGAAGCCCAAACCATCTGGTGGAACCGGAATGCTCTCAGCTGCTGGTCTAACAGGAGGGCTTTCTGGAACTCCAAAGCCTAAAGCTTTGAGCCTTGCCCCACCACCCAGTGGGGCAGGAAAAATCAGGTCTCCACTCCCTCCTCCTCCCAATGATCATGTGGTTGCTCGGATGACCTCTGCCAGTCACCTCGGTGATGGTCTCAAGGGGCCTAAGGAAAATGTGAGGCATTCAAATGATCCTTTGTCAGACCTTTCTCCACTTGAG